One stretch of Brettanomyces nanus chromosome 4, complete sequence DNA includes these proteins:
- a CDS encoding uncharacterized protein (EggNog:ENOG41), whose translation MKPHINRLGSQPEALEPLEPPETSETAEIPTIPSHRPRGNISSSGSVEPALKNSPISRNGSFTSLDSVKQSEESQKGEAPNDQKEVLGPTGVLEVPRIPSRRPERKSTSGIEEDETRKGSTYEENINACGNLEEPTKDSNGLEDTSISKSVSEEHETKIKTPEVDDGETDIALAEEEDSKKTESDDEKVQDKAIFDPSFSPLKTGENTLSRASEDPTLAVLKESAKQLNAAGEFPGDPKKSPSIPPTRPLKKSSTVEQSVSRSNTDTSLPYDNLIDMYGKDLLLENYEESETLQDSTAGGVLANAQKEKKIPPRVPKKPSSRIAQFQQMLQEQQKQDLGLLGKNLPPKVPSHRPKENNVTSSGEEKLDEDSPLATQSTTHTIGTFARNLNQMLGHNLPGMPRGGIPLPGMVLSNMYISDLPEPAVESEGASQQIVASSVKDRRRGRAKGPRGRRLPEILKNTVEVSDETLGAKKFGIVVEESWNFEFEETEKPEEPEEPEAPEEPEEPEEPEEPEEPEEPEEPEEPEEPEEPEEPEEPEEPEEPEEPTPVNEREEPTELKEEDKSVEPDNNSSPKPKIEAEIKSIGSTHNPLKFENDLDDGSNKPSSETSDTESHNDGD comes from the exons ATGAA ACCCCACATCAATCGACTTGGATCTCAACCAGAAGCACTGGAGCCACTAGAGCCACCAGAAACTTCAGAAACTGCGGAAATTCCTACGATCCCTTCACACAGACCTCGTGGCAATATATCCAGCTCCGGGAGTGTTGAGcctgctttgaagaactcaCCTATAAGCCGTAATGGCTCCTTTACGAGCTTAGATTCTGTCAAACAGTCCGAAGAATCGCAAAAGGGAGAGGCTCCCAatgatcaaaaagaagttttaGGGCCAACAGGAGTGTTGGAGGTCCCCAGGATTCCCTCTAGACgtccagaaagaaagtcCACTTctggaattgaagaagatgagactCGAAAAGGTTCTACTTATGAGGAGAATATCAATGCGTGCGGAAACCTTGAGGAGCCTACAAAAGATTCTAATGGATTAGAGGATACAAGTATATCCAAATCTGTGTCTGAGGAGCATGAAACCAAAATAAAGACTCCTGAGGTCGACGATGGTGAAACGGATATAGCTTTggcagaagaggaggatTCTAAGAAGACCGAGAGTGACGATGAGAAGGTTCAAGACAAGGCAATATTtgatccttctttctctccgCTTAAAACGGGCGAGAATACTTTAAGCCGAGCCTCAGAAGATCCAACACTTGCAGTGCTCAAAGAGTCGGCGAAACAACTAAATGCTGCAGGTGAGTTTCCAGGAGACCCCAAGAAGAGCCCTTCAATTCCGCCTACCAggccattgaagaagtcatcTACTGTTGAACAGTCTGTGTCACGCAGTAATACCGATACTTCCTTACCTTATGATAACTTGATTGATATGTACGGAAAGGATCTGCTCTTGGAGAACTATGAGGAATCAGAGACCCTGCAAGACAGTACAGCTGGGGGTGTACTTGCTAATgctcaaaaagaaaaaaaaataccCCCAAGGGTTCCGAAGaagccttcttcaagaattgCGCAGTTTCAGCAGATGCTTCaagagcagcagaagcaggaTCTTGGTTTACTAGGCAAGAATCTTCCTCCGAAAGTTCCTAGCCACAGACccaaagaaaataatgTAACTTCAAGTGGTGAGGAAAAGctagatgaagatagtCCTTTGGCAACTCAAAGCACTACTCATACTATCGGCACCTTTGCTAGAAACTTGAATCAAATGCTGGGTCACAACTTACCGGGAATGCCAAGGGGTGGTATACCTCTTCCTGGCATGGTTCTTTCTAACATGTACATAAGTGATCTGCCTGAACCTGCTGTTGAATCCGAAGGGGCCAGTCAACAGATTGTTGCATCATCGGTTAAggatagaagaagaggcagagCCAAAGGGCCCCGAGGGAGAAGGCTACCCGAGATCCTAAAGAATACCGTTGAAGTCAGTGATGAAACTTTGGGCGCCAAAAAGTTTGGTATAGTCGTTGAAGAGTCCTGGAATTTTGAATTcgaagaaacagaaaaaccagaggaaccagaggaaccaGAGGCACCagaggaaccagaggagccagaggaaccagaggagccagaggaaccagaggaaccagaggaaccagaggaaccagaggagccagaggaaccagaggaaccagaggaaccagaggaaccagaggaaccagaggaaccaACGCCAGTGAATGAGCGAGAGGAACCAACAGAActaaaggaagaagataaatCAGTGGAACCAGACAACAATTCTTCCCCAAAACCGAAGATAGAGGCTGAAATTAAGTCCATTGGTTCCACTCACAATCCtttgaaatttgaaaatgaccTTGATGACGGTAGCAATAAGCCTTCTAGTGAGACCTCAGATACGGAATCCCACAACGATGGTGATTAG
- the NTF2 gene encoding Nuclear transport factor 2 (EggNog:ENOG41~BUSCO:EOG09344EBU), translating to MSVDFNALAQQFCNFYYDQFDKDRSQLGNLYRDHSMMTFESSQIQGGRSIVEKLVSLPFRKVGHRISTLDAQPASENGDVLVMVTGELVVDDEQNPQRYSQCFHLIPEAGSYYVLNDVFRLNYG from the exons ATGTCGGTCGATTTCAATGCATTGGCCCAGCAGTTTTGCAACTTTTACTATGATCAGTTTGACAAGGATAGATCTCAATTGGGCAACCTTTAC AGAGATCATTCTATGATGACTTTTGAATCATCACAGATTCAAGGAGGCAGAAGCATTGTTGAGAAGCttgtttctcttcctttCAGAAAAGTGGGACACAGAATCTCTACATTGGATGCACAGCCGGCCTCTGAGAACGGCGATGTCCTTGTCATGGTTACCGGAGAATTGGTGGTTGATGACGAGCAAAACCCTCAGAGGTACTCTCAATGCTTTCACTTGATTCCTGAAGCAGGTTCTTACTATGTCTTGAACGACGTCTTTAGATTGAACTACGGTTGA